A DNA window from Macadamia integrifolia cultivar HAES 741 chromosome 4, SCU_Mint_v3, whole genome shotgun sequence contains the following coding sequences:
- the LOC122076929 gene encoding ruBisCO large subunit-binding protein subunit beta, chloroplastic isoform X1: MASTFIAMSSMSSLVAPCSHTKDMKLSNPFEKLSSFASISSSSLGRRQNVVLQRRCSPKIRAMAKELYFNKDGSAIKKLQTGVNKLADLVGVTLGPKGRNVVLESKYGSPKIVNDGVTVAKEVELEDPVENIGAKLVRQAAAKTNDLAGDGTTTSVVLAQGLIAEGVKVVAAGANPVQITRGIEKTSKALVSELKEMSKEVEDSELADVAAVSAGNNYEIGNMIAEAMSKVGRKGVVTLEEGKSAENSLYVVEGMQFDRGYISPYFVTDSEKMAVEYENCKLLLVDKKITNARDLINVLEDAIRGGYPIVIVAEDIEQEALATLVVNKLRGALKIAALKAPGFGERKSQYLDDIAILTGATVIRDEVGLSLDKADKEVLGHAAKVVLTKDYTTIVGDGSSQEAVNKRVAQIRNLIEAAEQDYEREKLNERIAKLSGGVAVIQVGAQTETELKEKKLRVEDALNATKAAVEEGIVVGGGCTLLRLAAKVDAIKDTLENDEQKVGADIVKRALGYPLKLIAKNAGVNGSVVIEKVLSSDNPKFGYNAATGNYEDLMAAGIIDPTKVVRCCLEHAASVARTFLTSDVVVVDIKEPEPMAAGNPMDNSGFGY, from the exons ATGGCATCAACATTCATTGCCATGTCTTCCATGAGCTCCCTGGTGGCACCTTGCAGTCACACAAAAGATATGAAGCTTTCTAATCCTTTCGAGAAACTATCCTCTTTTGCTTCCATATCTTCTAGTTCCCTTGGAAGGAGACAAAATGTTGTACTTCAGAGAAGATGTTCACCCAAGATTAGGGCAATGGCCAAGGAGCTGTACTTCAACAAGGATGGATCAGCCATTAAGAAGCTGCAG ACTGGTGTTAACAAGCTTGCAGACCTAGTCGGGGTTACTCTTGGTCCAAAGGGCAGGAATGTCGTACTGGAGAGCAAGTACGGTTCCCCTAAAATTGTTAATGATGGTGTGACTGTAGCCAAGGAG GTTGAGTTGGAGGACCCTGTAGAGAACATTGGTGCCAAATTGGTGAGACAAGCTGCGGCAAAGACCAATGACTTGGCTGGTGATGGAACGACAACATCTGTTGTTCTTGCACAAGGTTTGATTGCAGAAGGTGTTAAG GTGGTTGCGGCTGGTGCTAACCCTGTTCAAATTACTCGAGGAATTGAGAAGACCTCTAAAGCTTTGGTTTCTGAGCTCAAGGAAATGTCAAAAGAG GTTGAGGACAGTGAATTAGCTGATGTAGCTGCTGTTAGTGCTGGAAACAACTATGAAATAGGAAATATGATTGCTGAAGCCATGAGTAAGGTGGGTAGAAAGGGTGTGGTGACTCTTGAAGAAGGAAAGAGTGCTGAGAACAGCCTTTATGTTGTAGAGGGCATGCAATTTGACCGTGGCTATATTTCCCCTTACTTTGTGACAGACAGTGAGAAGATGGCAGTTGAATATGAAAACTGCAAG TTGCTTCTTGTTGACAAAAAGATCACAAATGCAAGAGATCTCATCAATGTTTTGGAAGATGCCATAAGAGGGGGGTATCCAATTGTAATAGTTGCTGAAGACATTGAACAGGAAGCTCTAGCCACTCTTGTTGTGAATAAGCTCAGGGGGGCACTGAAGATTGCTGCGCTAAAAGCTCCTGGATTTGGAGAGCGCAAGAGCCAATACCTCGACGACATTGCTATTCTTACTGGAG CAACTGTAATTAGAGATGAAGTTGGGCTATCCCTTGACAAGGCTGATAAGGAGGTTTTGGGTCATGCTGCCAAGGTGGTACTTACCAAGGACTATACCACAATTGTAGGTGATGGCAGCTCTCAAGAAGCAGTAAATAAGCGAGTTGCTCAAATTCGGAACCTCATTGAG GCTGCAGAACAAgattatgagagagagaagctcaATGAGAGAATTGCTAAGCTCTCAGGTGGTGTTGCTGTCATTCAG GTTGGAGCACAAACAGAGACAGAACtgaaggagaagaagttgaGGGTTGAAGATGCTCTTAATGCAACAAAG GCAGCAGTTGAAGAAGGTATAGTAGTTGGTGGTGGGTGTACCTTGTTAAGGCTTGCTGCAAAGGTTGATGCCATCAAAGATACACTTGAAAATGATGAGCAAAAG GTTGGGGCTGATATCGTTAAAAGGGCATTGGGCTACCCTCTTAAGTTAATTGCCAAAAATGCAGGTGTCAATGGAAGTGTGGTTATTGAGAAG GTGCTTTCTAGTGACAATCCTAAGTTTGGTTACAATGCTGCAACTGGGAACTATGAGGATTTGATGGCGGCTGGGATAATTGATCCAACCAAG GTTGTTAGATGTTGCCTGGAGCATGCAGCCTCAGTtgcaaggaccttcctcacatCAGATGTTGTGGTTGTGGACATTAAGGAGCCTGAACCTATGGCTGCTGGAAACCCGATGGACAATTCAG GGTTTGGTTACTGA
- the LOC122076130 gene encoding pentatricopeptide repeat-containing protein At2g01510, mitochondrial-like, with protein MKAKQKLREAVDLLYCRGCAGTEAYSRLLLECFRNADADQARRLQSHMKLHSFTPTTSFFHNRLLQIYAKSGYISDAQDLFERMCHRDVFSWNAMLSAYSKLGSIDDLLALFNQMPTRDTVSYNTIIAGLVGHGSCKMAFDFFTRMQGEGFVPTEHTYVSVLNACSQLLDLRLGRQIHGWITARNLRENLYVWNSLIDMYSRCGELDLARWLFDRMVVRNIVLWNSMIHSYLRNGLPKKCIELFHDMRFSGVKPDLVTVSSVLGAILQIGTTEEADKVFRGIEKRDKVCWTIMIAGYAQNGKEEDALKLFTEMLLDDIRPDGFTISSVVSVCSRLASLDRGKVLHGIAIISGLEGDLLISSALVDMYSKCGDTTDAWIVFKLMPSRNVVSWNSMIVGFAQNGLDEEALALYERMLQEKLKPDNITLVGVLSACSHIGLIECGRRYFHSISELHGMKPTLDHYTCMINLLGRSGYMKEAVDMILGMPEEPNSLIWSTVLFVSALNKDIEHGELAARHLFEIDPLNASPYIMLSNMYAACGRWDGVASLRSLMKDRNIRKIAAYSSIEIDNKVYKFVSDDRTHPQTDIIYNKLNELIKKLQQVGFASDTDFVFHDVSEEEKFESICYHSEKLALSFGLISKPSGAIPIRIMKNIRVCGDCHLFMKLVSRSTQRSIVLRDSNRFHHFDNGQCSCRDYW; from the coding sequence ATGAAGGCTAAGCAAAAGCTTCGCGAGGCCGTGGACTTACTCTACTGTCGTGGCTGTGCCGGAACTGAAGCTTACTCCCGTCTCTTGCTCGAATGCTTTCGAAATGCCGATGCTGATCAAGCAAGGAGATTGCAGTCTCACATGAAGCTTCACTCCTTTACTCCTACGACTTCTTTCTTTCACAATCGTCTTCTCCAGATTTATGCTAAATCTGGCTACATCTCAGATGCTCAAGACCTGTTCGAAAGAATGTGTCACAGAGATGTTTTCTCATGGAATGCAATGCTTTCTGCATACTCAAAGTTGGGTTCTATTGATGATCTGTTGGCACTCTTTAATCAGATGCCAACTCGTGATACGGTTTCATACAATACGATAATTGCAGGACTTGTGGGGCATGGTAGTTGTAAAAtggcttttgattttttcaCTAGAATGCAGGGGGAAGGATTTGTGCCAACAGAACATACCTATGTGAGTGTTTTGAATGCTTGTTCGCAACTATTGGATTTAAGGCTTGGGAGGCAAATTCATGGATGGATTACTGCTAGAAACTTGAGAGAGAATTTATATGTTTGGAATTCTTTGATTGATATGTATTCCAGATGTGGTGAGCTTGACCTGGCTAGGTGGTTGTTTGACCGAATGGTCGTTAGGAATATAGTCTTGTGGAATTCAATGATCCACAGTTATTTAAGAAATGGGCTGCCGAAAAAATGCATCGAGCTGTTTCATGACATGCGCTTCTCAGGTGTCAAGCCAGACTTGGTTACAGTTTCAAGTGTTCTTGGAGCTATTCTCCAAATTGGAACAACAGAAGAAGCAGATAAGGTATTTAGAGGTATAGAAAAGAGAGATAAAGTTTGTTGGACCATAATGATTGCTGGTTATGCACAGAATGGAAAAGAAGAGGATGCTTTGAAATTATTTACTGAGATGTTATTAGATGATATCAGGCCAGATGGTTTTACAATCTCAAGTGTGGTCAGTGTCTGTTCTAGATTAGCTTCTTTGGATCGTGGCAAAGTACTTCATGGGATAGCAATTATTTCAGGACTTGAAGGTGACCTGCTCATCTCCAGTGCCCTTGTTGATATGTACTCCAAATGTGGAGACACTACAGATGCTTGGATTGTTTTCAAATTAATGCCATCTCGGAATGTGGTTTCTTGGAATTCTATGATCGTAGGTTTTGCACAAAATGGATTGGATGAAGAAGCTTTGGCGCTTTACGAGAGGATGTTGCAGGAGAAGTTGAAGCCAGATAATATTACCTTGGTAGGAGTCCTTTCTGCTTGTAGCCACATTGGCTTGATTGAATGTGGGCGGAGGTATTTCCATTCAATAAGTGAACTGCATGGAATGAAGCCCACTTTGGATCACTACACATGCATGATCAATCTCCTTGGTCGCTCAGGATACATGAAAGAAGCTGTAGATATGATTCTGGGAATGCCTGAAGAACCTAATAGTCTAATTTGGTCAactgttttgtttgtgtctGCATTGAATAAAGATATAGAACATGGGGAGTTAGCTGCAAGGCATCTGTTTGAAATAGATCCACTCAATGCATCACCATATATTATGTTGTCTAACATGTATGCTGCTTGTGGAAGATGGGATGGTGTGGCCTCTTTGCGATCTCTCATGAAGGATAGGAATATTCGAAAAATTGCAGCCTACAGCTCGATAGAGATCGACAACAAGGTCTATAAATTTGTATCAGATGATCGAACTCATCCTCAAACAGATATAATATACAACAAATTGAATGAACTGATCAAGAAACTGCAGCAAGTTGGTTTTGCTTCTGATACTGACTTCGTTTTTCATGATGTGAGTGAGGAGGAAAAGTTTGAATCTATCTGTTACCACAGTGAGAAACTTGCTCTTTCATTTGGGTTGATCAGCAAACCTTCAGGAGCAATACCTATAAGGATTATGAAAAACATACGTGTTTGCGGCGACTGTCACTTGTTCATGAAGCTTGTGTCTAGAAGTACTCAAAGATCTATTGTATTGAGAGATTCAAACAGATTCCACCATTTTGATAATGGGCAATGCTCTTGCAGGGATTACTGGTGA
- the LOC122076929 gene encoding ruBisCO large subunit-binding protein subunit beta, chloroplastic isoform X2, with translation MECQTLGSKYGSPKIVNDGVTVAKEVELEDPVENIGAKLVRQAAAKTNDLAGDGTTTSVVLAQGLIAEGVKVVAAGANPVQITRGIEKTSKALVSELKEMSKEVEDSELADVAAVSAGNNYEIGNMIAEAMSKVGRKGVVTLEEGKSAENSLYVVEGMQFDRGYISPYFVTDSEKMAVEYENCKLLLVDKKITNARDLINVLEDAIRGGYPIVIVAEDIEQEALATLVVNKLRGALKIAALKAPGFGERKSQYLDDIAILTGATVIRDEVGLSLDKADKEVLGHAAKVVLTKDYTTIVGDGSSQEAVNKRVAQIRNLIEAAEQDYEREKLNERIAKLSGGVAVIQVGAQTETELKEKKLRVEDALNATKAAVEEGIVVGGGCTLLRLAAKVDAIKDTLENDEQKVGADIVKRALGYPLKLIAKNAGVNGSVVIEKVLSSDNPKFGYNAATGNYEDLMAAGIIDPTKVVRCCLEHAASVARTFLTSDVVVVDIKEPEPMAAGNPMDNSGFGY, from the exons ATGGAATGTCAAACACTGGGGAGCAAGTACGGTTCCCCTAAAATTGTTAATGATGGTGTGACTGTAGCCAAGGAG GTTGAGTTGGAGGACCCTGTAGAGAACATTGGTGCCAAATTGGTGAGACAAGCTGCGGCAAAGACCAATGACTTGGCTGGTGATGGAACGACAACATCTGTTGTTCTTGCACAAGGTTTGATTGCAGAAGGTGTTAAG GTGGTTGCGGCTGGTGCTAACCCTGTTCAAATTACTCGAGGAATTGAGAAGACCTCTAAAGCTTTGGTTTCTGAGCTCAAGGAAATGTCAAAAGAG GTTGAGGACAGTGAATTAGCTGATGTAGCTGCTGTTAGTGCTGGAAACAACTATGAAATAGGAAATATGATTGCTGAAGCCATGAGTAAGGTGGGTAGAAAGGGTGTGGTGACTCTTGAAGAAGGAAAGAGTGCTGAGAACAGCCTTTATGTTGTAGAGGGCATGCAATTTGACCGTGGCTATATTTCCCCTTACTTTGTGACAGACAGTGAGAAGATGGCAGTTGAATATGAAAACTGCAAG TTGCTTCTTGTTGACAAAAAGATCACAAATGCAAGAGATCTCATCAATGTTTTGGAAGATGCCATAAGAGGGGGGTATCCAATTGTAATAGTTGCTGAAGACATTGAACAGGAAGCTCTAGCCACTCTTGTTGTGAATAAGCTCAGGGGGGCACTGAAGATTGCTGCGCTAAAAGCTCCTGGATTTGGAGAGCGCAAGAGCCAATACCTCGACGACATTGCTATTCTTACTGGAG CAACTGTAATTAGAGATGAAGTTGGGCTATCCCTTGACAAGGCTGATAAGGAGGTTTTGGGTCATGCTGCCAAGGTGGTACTTACCAAGGACTATACCACAATTGTAGGTGATGGCAGCTCTCAAGAAGCAGTAAATAAGCGAGTTGCTCAAATTCGGAACCTCATTGAG GCTGCAGAACAAgattatgagagagagaagctcaATGAGAGAATTGCTAAGCTCTCAGGTGGTGTTGCTGTCATTCAG GTTGGAGCACAAACAGAGACAGAACtgaaggagaagaagttgaGGGTTGAAGATGCTCTTAATGCAACAAAG GCAGCAGTTGAAGAAGGTATAGTAGTTGGTGGTGGGTGTACCTTGTTAAGGCTTGCTGCAAAGGTTGATGCCATCAAAGATACACTTGAAAATGATGAGCAAAAG GTTGGGGCTGATATCGTTAAAAGGGCATTGGGCTACCCTCTTAAGTTAATTGCCAAAAATGCAGGTGTCAATGGAAGTGTGGTTATTGAGAAG GTGCTTTCTAGTGACAATCCTAAGTTTGGTTACAATGCTGCAACTGGGAACTATGAGGATTTGATGGCGGCTGGGATAATTGATCCAACCAAG GTTGTTAGATGTTGCCTGGAGCATGCAGCCTCAGTtgcaaggaccttcctcacatCAGATGTTGTGGTTGTGGACATTAAGGAGCCTGAACCTATGGCTGCTGGAAACCCGATGGACAATTCAG GGTTTGGTTACTGA